A part of Scleropages formosus chromosome 3, fSclFor1.1, whole genome shotgun sequence genomic DNA contains:
- the ptgs2a gene encoding prostaglandin G/H synthase 2a: protein MNAAVLLFVPFAAVFLACEAGDPCCSQPCQNRGVCLSQGPDSYECDCTRTGFYGQNCTIPEFFTWIKVSVKPGPNTVHYILTHFKGLWDIINRISFVRDAIMRYVLTSRSHLIDSPPTYNVDYGYKSWEAFSNLSYYTRTLPPLPRDCPTAMGGSALPDAKMVVEKVLLRKRFIPDPQGTSLMFAFFAQHFTHQFFKSDMSKGPAFTKALGHGVDLSHIYGDTLERQHKLRLFKDGKLKFQVVHGEVYPPTVREAQVHMLYPPYVPEEHQLAVGHEAFGLVPGLMMYATIWLREHNRVCDIMRREHPNWDDERIFQTARLILTGETIKIVIEDYVQHLSGYHFKLKFDPELLFSQRFQYQNRIASEFNTLYHWHPLMPDAFHIQDQVYSYKQFTFNNSLLMEHGVRNVVESFTRQIAGRVAGGHNVPPALMMVAVKSIEHSRDMRYQSLNAYRKRFSMRPYSSFSDLTGEKEMAAELEKMYGHIDSVELYPGLLVEKPRPNAIFGETMVEMGAPFSLKGLMGNPICSPEYWMPSTFGGKVGFEIVNSASLEKLVCQNIQGPCPLVSFKVPDTQDSIHTTINSSKMELGTSGVNPTVILEERTSEL from the exons CTGAGTTCTTTACTTGGATCAAGGTGTCAGTGAAGCCAGGTCCGAACACTGTACACTACATCCTAACCCACTTCAAAGGACTATGGGACATCATCAATCGAATTTCCTTTGTGAGGGATGCCATTATGCGCTATGTGCTCACAT CAAGATCGCATTTGATAGACAGCCCCCCGACGTACAATGTGGATTACGGTTACAAAAGTTGGGAGGCTTTCTCCAACCTTTCTTACTATACCAGGACGCTTCCCCCGCTACCCCGTGATTGCCCAACAGCCATGGGAGGTTCAG CACTTCCCGATGCCAAAATGGTGGTGGAGAAAGTTCTGCTGAGGAAAAGATTCATCCCAGATCCACAAGGAACCAGTTTGATGTTTGCCTTCTTCGCCCAGCATTTCAcacaccagtttttcaaatcGGACATGTCTAAAGGACCGGCGTTCACCAAGGCACTTGGACATGGA gtGGACCTGAGTCACATCTATGGAGACACTTTGGAGAGACAACACAAGCTGAGACTTTTTAAGGATGGCAAACTGAAGTTTCAG GTGGTCCACGGTGAGGTGTACCCACCAACGGTCAGGGAGGCCCAAGTGCACATGTTGTACCCACCTTATGTGCCTGAGGAGCACCAGTTGGCTGTGGGCCATGAAGCTTTTGGTCTGGTCCCTGGACTCATGATGTATGCCACTATCTGGTTGCGAGAGCACAACCGCGTCTGTGACATCATGCGTCGCGAGCACCCCAACTGGGATGATGAGCGCATCTTCCAGACCGCCCGTCTCATCCTCACTG GTGAGACCATTAAGATTGTCATTGAGGACTACGTGCAGCATCTGAGCGGCTACCACTTCAAGCTGAAGTTCGACCCGGAGCTGCTTTTCAGCCAGCGCTTCCAGTACCAGAACCGTATTGCATCTGAGTTCAACACGCTGTACCACTGGCATCCGCTGATGCCTGACGCATTCCATATTCAGGACCAGGTCTACAGCTATAAGCAGTTCACCTTTAACAACTCACTGCTGATGGAACATGGCGTGCGCAACGTGGTGGAATCTTTCACCCGGCAAATTGCCGGCAGG GTAGCTGGGGGTCATAACGTCCCACCGGCCCTCATGATGGTAGCTGTCAAGTCTATTGAACACAGTCGAGACATGCGGTACCAGTCTCTGAATGCCTACAGGAAGCGATTCTCCATGAGACCCTACAGCTCTTTTTCAGATCTGACCG GAGAGAAGGAGATGGCAGCAGAGCTGGAGAAGATGTATGGCCACATAGACTCAGTGGAGCTGTACCCTGGACTCCTGGTGGAGAAGCCAAGGCCCAATGCAATTTTTGGGGAAACCATGGTTGAAATGGGGGCTCCTTTTTCCCTTAAAGGACTCATGGGAAACCCCATATGCTCTCCAGAATATTGGATGCCGAGCACCTTTGGGGGCAAAGTGGGCTTTGAGATAGTCAACAGTGCCTCACTGGAGAAGCTGGTGTGTCAGAACATCCAGGGGCCCTGCCCTCTGGTGTCTTTCAAAGTACCAGACACACAAGACTCCATACATACAACCATCAATTCCAGCAAAATGGAATTAGGGACCAGTGGCGTAAACCCCACTGTTATACTCGAAGAGAGGACTTCTGAGCTTTAA